A stretch of the Gemmatimonas aurantiaca genome encodes the following:
- a CDS encoding DNA methyltransferase has protein sequence MSRLTDLIAETKAKNPQLGADLEREFRALSSRVSFGLNFERHRPEAVELPQRPIRRGDKARVLPQRGATKKGDQRLWQVIALHKEGDRRVADLRLLNAEQPEVTRVAIDDLVVVAEFNDTIYPGLVSTGKVERGGPDRPYHTVINGENYHALKALSWSHRGKIDAIYIDPPYNTGAKDWKYNNDYVEGDDIYRHSKWLAFMERRLRLAKELLNPLDSVLIVTIDEKEYLRLGLLLQQVFTDANIRMISTLINPKGVGVSEGFKRVDEYIFILRFGTQDVTPSRTPILASRPTDEVARGRTSKDDQPQETGDEDEADAAALIGLDWQTARRRDLQSVRRTRPGQFYPIYVSQKSGMIEAVGEPLPHDQDRHSILPRKGCVAVFPVREDGTEMNWSVTGPTFVDRWKKGFARAGRHQPGKPQPYIIQYLKSGSIADIEEGRAVITGYNPDGSVIAHYNEEGTKAPATQWNLRSHNAEHYGHKTVRALLAGRKFPFPKSLYAVEDVLRLFVARKPRALILDFFAGSGTAAHAVMRLNKQDGGQRQCISVTNNEVSAGEQADLRAKGLRPGDPEWERLGICDFITKPRIAAAITGRTPDGAPIKGAYKFTDEFPMADGFLENAEFFTLTYETPIAVSHHVAFARIAPLLWLRAGSCGERIDKVPPSGWAVVQTYGLLTEPDQATPFLKAVRKVPDLTIAYIVTDDDRRFQAIARRLPDHVEPVRLYESYLTNFAFANGSEG, from the coding sequence GTGTCTCGACTGACTGATCTGATCGCCGAAACCAAGGCGAAGAACCCGCAGCTCGGCGCGGACCTAGAGCGTGAGTTTCGCGCGCTATCCTCGCGGGTATCCTTCGGACTGAACTTCGAACGCCACCGGCCCGAAGCCGTCGAGTTACCTCAGAGGCCCATACGTCGCGGGGATAAGGCCCGCGTGCTTCCGCAGCGCGGCGCCACGAAGAAAGGTGACCAGCGTCTATGGCAGGTAATCGCGCTCCACAAGGAGGGGGATCGGCGCGTTGCGGATCTGCGGCTGCTCAATGCAGAGCAGCCCGAGGTCACGCGCGTCGCCATCGACGATCTGGTCGTGGTGGCCGAGTTCAACGACACCATTTACCCCGGGCTGGTCAGCACCGGCAAGGTCGAGCGCGGCGGCCCGGACCGGCCATACCACACGGTAATCAATGGTGAGAACTACCACGCTTTGAAGGCGCTCTCGTGGTCGCACCGTGGCAAGATCGACGCGATATACATCGACCCGCCGTACAACACCGGAGCCAAGGACTGGAAGTACAACAACGACTATGTCGAAGGCGATGACATCTACCGCCACAGCAAGTGGTTGGCGTTCATGGAGCGGCGACTGCGGCTCGCGAAAGAACTACTGAATCCTCTCGACTCCGTGCTCATTGTCACGATTGATGAGAAGGAGTATCTGCGCCTTGGCTTGCTTTTGCAGCAGGTATTCACAGACGCGAATATTCGTATGATCTCGACGCTAATTAACCCCAAGGGTGTTGGCGTGAGCGAAGGCTTCAAGCGCGTCGACGAATACATTTTTATCCTGCGATTCGGCACGCAGGATGTTACCCCCAGCCGCACGCCGATTCTTGCAAGCAGACCAACCGATGAAGTGGCAAGAGGTCGAACGTCGAAGGACGATCAGCCGCAGGAGACGGGGGACGAAGATGAAGCAGACGCCGCGGCGTTAATAGGATTGGACTGGCAAACTGCGCGACGACGCGATCTACAATCCGTGCGGAGGACGCGGCCAGGACAGTTCTATCCGATTTATGTGAGTCAGAAGTCTGGCATGATTGAGGCCGTGGGTGAACCGCTCCCGCATGACCAAGACCGCCATTCCATACTCCCGCGGAAGGGATGTGTAGCCGTATTCCCTGTGCGCGAAGATGGAACCGAAATGAACTGGTCGGTCACTGGACCTACATTCGTCGACCGATGGAAAAAGGGGTTTGCACGCGCAGGTCGACACCAGCCGGGGAAACCACAGCCGTACATCATCCAATACCTGAAAAGTGGATCGATAGCAGATATCGAAGAAGGTCGCGCGGTAATCACGGGCTACAACCCCGATGGGTCCGTCATCGCTCATTACAACGAGGAAGGAACCAAGGCACCGGCGACGCAATGGAACTTGAGGTCACACAACGCCGAGCATTACGGGCACAAGACCGTCCGCGCGTTACTCGCTGGGAGAAAGTTCCCTTTCCCGAAGAGCCTTTACGCCGTTGAGGACGTTCTTCGGTTGTTCGTCGCACGGAAGCCCCGCGCCCTCATTCTCGATTTCTTTGCCGGATCGGGTACAGCGGCCCACGCTGTGATGCGCTTGAACAAACAGGATGGCGGCCAGCGGCAGTGCATTTCCGTCACGAACAACGAAGTCTCTGCTGGCGAGCAGGCTGATCTGCGCGCGAAGGGGCTGCGCCCTGGCGACCCGGAATGGGAGCGGCTGGGCATCTGTGATTTCATCACCAAGCCGCGCATCGCTGCCGCCATCACCGGTAGGACGCCGGATGGTGCGCCGATCAAGGGTGCTTACAAGTTCACCGACGAATTCCCAATGGCGGACGGCTTCTTGGAGAACGCAGAGTTCTTCACGCTCACCTACGAGACTCCGATCGCGGTGAGCCACCACGTCGCCTTCGCCCGCATTGCTCCCCTGCTCTGGTTGCGCGCGGGGAGCTGCGGGGAGCGGATCGACAAGGTCCCGCCATCCGGCTGGGCCGTGGTTCAGACGTACGGCCTGCTGACGGAGCCCGATCAGGCCACGCCCTTCCTGAAGGCTGTGCGCAAGGTGCCGGACCTGACCATCGCCTACATCGTCACCGATGACGACCGGCGGTTTCAGGCCATAGCGCGCCGGTTGCCCGACCACGTCGAGCCGGTCCGACTATACGAGTCGTACCTCACCAATTTTGCCTTTGCGAACGGGAGCGAGGGATGA
- a CDS encoding DEAD/DEAH box helicase family protein, whose product MKVTLKDYQDDAVRDVLVNMRKARKRWKEDGERHAFSLTAPTGAGKTVMAAAVFEALFHGDDVYEFDRDPGAVVIWFSDDPSLNEQTRFRLMASADRLRSTDLIVVDNSFNRQRFEAGKIYFLNTQKLGRKSLLVRGFDDDGDPDAFPEMRADTRSHTIWDTIRNTIEDPSLTLYLVLDEAHRGMGATTRAALSEKSTLVKRLINGARGVPGIPVVIGISATVERFNRAMDGAKGRSTLPSVEVDATRVQDSGLLKDTIVLDVPKEDGRFDTVLVRRATEKLKESSEEWARYATDQEDDHVAPLLVLQVPNTPNESDVGRWLQAVFETWPELQPDCVAHVFGDHTKQEFGPYVVPHVSPERVQDEKWIRVLLAKDAISTGWDCPRAEVMVSFRRAVDITHITQLLGRMVRTPLARRIPGNDRLNSVDCLLPYFDEKAVHAVVDALMHGSDDAPPSGRVLINPVEMKPNPAVPQAVWDTFTSLPSQTRPQKGARPAIRLTALAHELAADEILPEAGKKAHAAMHATLDAFISSRSYEFTTKRSAVKTVEGRTIVAKIKEGDTQSSTFQATADDAVIADAYRTAARVISPDIARSYTEHRAKQKPEADNDFEGALIEAREDIGALGLMDNLGVQFDAEAMKLSNEWLATYRGDIAALSDDHRDAYRQISALSREPQDIELVLPLSVWERTSVREPGGRETKLPTYRLHMLCDENGDYPAELNGWEGEVLKTELQQSGLVCWYRNPDRPTQDSLGVAYVDAGDIRMVRPDFLFFADAGDGRIVVDIVDPHGVHLADALPKLAGLATYASRHAGVFRRVCAVTEVGGKLRALELTRPDVQAAVHAAESARALYESMLASDYV is encoded by the coding sequence ATGAAGGTCACCCTCAAGGATTACCAGGACGATGCCGTGCGCGATGTGCTCGTCAACATGCGCAAGGCACGGAAGCGGTGGAAGGAAGACGGCGAGCGCCATGCGTTCTCGCTCACCGCGCCGACTGGTGCCGGCAAGACGGTGATGGCGGCGGCCGTGTTCGAAGCTCTGTTCCATGGCGATGACGTCTACGAGTTCGACCGGGATCCCGGGGCCGTGGTCATCTGGTTCAGCGATGACCCCTCGCTCAACGAGCAGACACGCTTTCGCCTGATGGCATCCGCGGATCGCCTGCGCAGCACCGATCTCATCGTCGTGGACAACAGCTTCAATCGTCAGCGATTCGAGGCCGGCAAGATCTACTTCCTCAACACGCAGAAGCTGGGCAGGAAGTCGCTGCTGGTGCGCGGGTTTGACGACGACGGCGATCCCGACGCGTTCCCTGAGATGCGCGCGGATACCCGATCACACACCATTTGGGATACCATCCGCAACACCATTGAAGACCCGTCACTCACCCTCTACTTGGTGCTGGATGAGGCTCACCGCGGCATGGGTGCCACGACCAGGGCGGCCCTGAGCGAGAAGAGTACGCTGGTCAAGCGATTGATCAACGGCGCGAGGGGCGTGCCCGGGATCCCGGTGGTGATCGGCATTTCGGCGACCGTTGAGCGCTTCAATCGCGCGATGGACGGCGCCAAGGGCCGTAGCACCCTGCCGAGCGTGGAAGTGGACGCCACGCGGGTGCAGGACTCGGGCCTGCTGAAGGACACCATCGTGCTGGACGTTCCTAAGGAGGATGGCCGCTTCGACACAGTGCTGGTGCGGCGCGCCACGGAGAAACTAAAGGAATCGAGCGAGGAGTGGGCGCGCTATGCCACCGATCAGGAAGACGACCACGTCGCCCCGCTGCTGGTGCTGCAGGTACCGAATACGCCGAACGAAAGTGACGTGGGACGCTGGCTGCAAGCCGTGTTCGAGACGTGGCCGGAGCTGCAACCTGACTGTGTCGCGCACGTCTTTGGTGATCACACGAAGCAGGAATTCGGTCCATATGTGGTGCCGCATGTGTCGCCGGAGCGCGTGCAAGACGAAAAATGGATCCGTGTCCTGCTCGCCAAGGATGCCATCAGTACGGGTTGGGATTGCCCCCGTGCTGAGGTGATGGTTTCGTTCCGGCGCGCGGTCGACATCACGCACATCACGCAGTTGCTCGGCCGCATGGTTCGTACGCCGCTGGCAAGACGCATCCCTGGGAACGACCGACTGAACTCGGTGGACTGCCTCCTGCCCTACTTCGATGAGAAGGCGGTTCACGCCGTCGTCGACGCGCTCATGCACGGCAGCGATGATGCACCACCGTCCGGGCGCGTGCTGATCAACCCGGTCGAGATGAAGCCGAACCCTGCGGTACCCCAAGCCGTGTGGGATACGTTCACCTCGCTGCCGTCGCAGACACGACCGCAGAAGGGGGCCCGCCCCGCAATCCGACTGACGGCACTCGCCCACGAGCTGGCGGCGGACGAGATCCTCCCCGAAGCAGGAAAGAAGGCGCACGCCGCGATGCACGCGACACTGGACGCGTTCATCAGTTCGCGCAGCTACGAGTTCACAACCAAGCGCTCCGCGGTGAAGACGGTTGAGGGACGCACCATCGTGGCAAAGATCAAGGAGGGTGACACTCAATCCTCGACATTCCAGGCGACCGCAGACGACGCAGTGATCGCTGACGCCTATCGCACGGCGGCGCGCGTGATCAGCCCCGATATCGCGCGGTCGTATACCGAACACCGAGCCAAGCAGAAGCCCGAGGCCGACAATGACTTCGAGGGCGCGCTCATCGAGGCGCGCGAAGACATCGGCGCGCTCGGACTGATGGACAATCTCGGCGTGCAGTTCGACGCCGAGGCCATGAAGTTGTCGAACGAGTGGCTGGCGACGTACCGCGGTGACATCGCGGCACTGTCGGACGACCACCGCGATGCGTATCGGCAGATCAGCGCCCTGAGTCGCGAACCGCAGGACATCGAACTGGTGCTGCCATTGTCCGTGTGGGAACGGACGTCGGTACGGGAGCCAGGCGGTCGGGAGACCAAGCTGCCCACATACCGGCTGCACATGCTCTGCGACGAGAATGGCGACTATCCGGCGGAACTGAACGGATGGGAAGGCGAGGTGCTCAAGACCGAACTGCAGCAAAGTGGCCTTGTGTGCTGGTATCGCAATCCGGACCGTCCGACGCAGGATTCGCTTGGTGTGGCCTACGTGGACGCCGGTGACATCCGGATGGTGCGCCCCGACTTCCTCTTCTTCGCCGATGCCGGCGATGGCCGGATTGTCGTGGACATCGTCGATCCGCATGGCGTGCATCTCGCGGACGCGCTCCCGAAGCTGGCCGGGCTTGCGACGTACGCCAGCCGCCATGCGGGCGTGTTCCGTCGGGTCTGTGCTGTAACGGAGGTTGGCGGGAAGCTCCGCGCGCTCGAACTCACCCGTCCCGACGTGCAGGCGGCGGTTCACGCGGCGGAGAGCGCGAGAGCGCTGTATGAGAGCATGCTGGCCAGCGACTACGTGTAG
- a CDS encoding carbohydrate kinase family protein, whose protein sequence is MTHGALASAPPDVVGHIPSPPTVVGTGLVALDVIYGLDEACAPRLFAGGTCGNVMTALAFLGWASYPVARIEQDAAGARVLADLASCGVRTDFVALAPRRPTPVIVQRIRVNSEGQLVHRFSTRCPGCGGFFPQYQPVPREPMAIVVDAMPAPNVVFLDRVSPAAALLAEAAYLRGSLIYFEPSAKSDARLVERIMAVAHVLKYSADRAHHFDRPRQPVVPLEIETLGAAGLRYRGTMFGAKGRAWRTLPSFVIPQLRDAAGAGDWMTAGFIDFLAHAGAAGFEGVPRDLVEEGLRTGQAYSAWTCGFEGARGGMYRQSVQDVRDVVVRTLAAGAAGDAPTGAMCDAPLDIFEELCGGCGSTTTGRIARGA, encoded by the coding sequence ATGACCCACGGTGCGCTCGCCTCCGCCCCGCCCGACGTCGTCGGGCACATCCCATCCCCCCCCACCGTCGTAGGCACGGGGCTGGTGGCGCTCGACGTGATCTATGGACTCGACGAAGCCTGTGCACCGCGGCTCTTCGCGGGTGGGACGTGCGGCAACGTCATGACCGCGCTCGCGTTCCTCGGGTGGGCGAGCTACCCTGTCGCCCGGATCGAGCAGGACGCCGCAGGCGCACGCGTGCTCGCCGACCTTGCGTCGTGCGGGGTCCGAACGGATTTCGTCGCGCTGGCACCTCGCCGACCCACCCCGGTGATCGTCCAACGCATACGCGTCAACTCGGAGGGGCAGCTCGTTCATCGCTTCTCCACCCGGTGTCCGGGCTGCGGTGGGTTCTTCCCGCAGTACCAGCCGGTGCCGCGCGAGCCGATGGCCATCGTCGTAGACGCCATGCCAGCCCCCAACGTCGTGTTCCTTGACCGGGTGTCACCGGCGGCGGCGCTCCTGGCCGAGGCCGCGTACCTGCGCGGGTCGCTCATTTACTTCGAGCCGTCCGCGAAGAGCGACGCGCGCCTCGTCGAGCGGATCATGGCCGTGGCGCACGTGCTCAAGTATTCCGCGGACCGGGCGCATCACTTCGACCGCCCGCGGCAGCCCGTCGTCCCGTTGGAGATCGAGACGCTCGGCGCGGCCGGACTGCGCTACCGGGGCACGATGTTCGGGGCGAAGGGCCGCGCGTGGCGCACGCTCCCGAGCTTCGTCATTCCGCAGCTCCGCGACGCCGCCGGCGCGGGCGACTGGATGACCGCCGGCTTCATCGACTTTCTCGCTCACGCCGGCGCCGCGGGATTCGAGGGAGTGCCGCGTGACCTCGTCGAAGAGGGCCTCCGAACCGGGCAGGCGTACTCGGCGTGGACATGCGGCTTTGAAGGCGCCCGTGGCGGGATGTACCGGCAGTCGGTGCAGGACGTCCGAGACGTCGTCGTCAGGACTCTTGCCGCAGGTGCTGCAGGGGACGCGCCGACCGGTGCTATGTGCGACGCGCCGCTCGATATCTTCGAGGAACTGTGTGGTGGTTGTGGTTCGACAACCACGGGGCGCATTGCGCGCGGCGCCTGA